The segment CTCAATTCATTCCAACAAAGAATCATATTCAAGATGCGAAGTTACTTCTTCAAGCTATAAAAGATCAGGGTTGGACCGATCTTAAGTGGGCGGCATATATTAGGGCCGATAACATTGACCGTGAATTAGCTCAATTAATGGTTGAGACAGGAATGAGTTATTTTGAGATCGGGATTACATCAGGATCTCAGGAACTTGTTAGAAAAATGCAACTCGCATATAACCTTAAAACTGTACTTGAAAATTGTAGAATGCTTGTTGAGGCAGGTTTTAGAAATCATGTCTCAGTGAATTACTCATTTAATGTTTTTGATGAAACCCCTAATACAATTAAACAAACAGTTGCTTATCATAGAGAGCTAGAAAATATATTTGGGAAAGGTTTAGTAGATCCAGCTATATTTTTTATAGGTTTACAACCACATACACTTTTAGAAAAGTATGCTCTTGAAAATAATATATTAAAACCTAGTTACAATCCAATGAGTATGATGCCTTGGACAGCACGTAAACTTTTATGGAACCCTGGTCCTCTTGGTAAAAAACTGGGAGAGGTATGTTTAGAAGCTTTTGATAATAAAGATGACGAATTTGGAAAAACAGTTATTAATATTTTGGAAAGAAATTATGGTAAATCATCCTTAGATGATTCCCTAAAAGTTCGTAAATTATCAGAAAGAAAGCTTACTGCAGCAAAAGTTTAAAAGTATTAAAATTAATTTATTCGTAAGAAGATAATTAATCTTCTTTTTCAATTGAACTTGATATTCCTTTTGATTTCAAAGATTCTGAATAAAATTCAGCCGGCTCAAGATCACATACAATAACTAAACCAACACCAGTATTATGAGCTTCAAGCATAATAGAAATAGCATCTTGTTCGCTTAATTGTGGAACTACTTCTCTAAGTGCATTAGTAACATACTCCATTGAATTAACAGGATCATTGTGAAGTAAAACTTTGTATTTTGGTGATTTGTTTTTTAACGGGGCTGTTTTTTTCTCCAACACTGCTGCGTTATTATTTTCCCCTTTTTCAAACTTTATATTTGACATTACTTTTTGATTGTAATTACAAGAAAATCTATTAATCATTATATATTAATTATTCGTTCCATTGCATTATTAACATTCATTCTTGAATTGAAAGCAGATAATCGAAAATAGCCCTCACCCGCCAATCCAAATCCACTTCCTGGTGTACCTACGACATCAGCTTTTTCAAGTAAATAATCAAAAAAGTCCCAAGAAGTCATTCTATCTGGTACTTTTATCCAAACATATGGTGCATTATCACCTCCATAAACTTTAAAACCTGCACTTCTGAGCTTATTTTGCATAATTTCTGCATTTTTCATATAAAAGTCAATCAGAGAATTAACCTCTTTTTTACCTTGCGAAGAATATACCGCCTCAGCTCCTCTTTGTACGATATAGCTTACTCCATTAAATTTAGTACATTGACGCCTATTCCATAATGACCATAAATCAATTTTATCCCCTTTTGAATTTTGTCCTGATAGATTTTTTGGTATTACTGTATAAGCGCATCTAACTCCAGTAAATCCTGCATTTTTTGAGAAAGATCTAAATTCGATAGCACAATTTTTTGCCCCCTCAATCTCATATATTGAATGAGGAATATTTTTGTCTTGAATAAAAGCTTCATAAGCTGCATCGAAAAGAATCAAAGACTTGTTTTCTATGGCATAATCAACCCATTTTTTCAATTCTTGTTTAGTAATTGTTGCCCCAGTTGGATTATTTGGAAAACAAAGATAAACAATATCAACTTTCTTTTTTGGGATTTCAGGTTGAAACTTATTTTCTTCATTAATAGCTAAATATACTAATCCTTGATAAGTACCATTTTGAAGTGTTTCTCCTGTTCTCCCAGTCATCACATTAGTATCGACATAAACAGGATAAACCGGATCGGTTACGGCAATTAAATTATCACTCCCAAGAATATCTAAAATATTGCTACTATCGCATTTTGAACCATCAGAAACAAATATTTCTTCCGATGAGATTTGACACCCTCTTGAAATAAAATCATTTACAGAAATTTTTTCCCTAAGCCATCCATATCCTTGCTCTGGGCCGTAACCTTTAAATCCGTTATTTGTTCCCATTTCATTTAATGCTTCGCCCATAGCTTTAACACAAGCTTTAGGTAGCGGCTCCGTCACATCGCCTATTCCAAGCTTAATGACTTTCGAACTGCTATTGGCTTGAGTATAGTTGTTAACTCTTTTTGAAATTTCAGGAAATAAATATCCTGCTTTGAGTTTTAAATAATTTTCGTTAACTTTAACCACTTTAAAAAATTTCTAAACTTAACCTATATAAGAATAATGGACAATGTACTTAACCGGGAATTAGATGTTAATATAAAGGTGGTTATGATTTAATTAAAGAAACAATCATAGCTATTTAATCAATTTCAAATCGTTTGAAAGTCGTCTAAAACTAAAACACTTAGCAAGTCAAACTGCTACTAATTATTTTAAAAATCTAATAACTTAAGCTTTCAAGAAATTGCTAGCGAAAAATTAAATATGTAATTATTTACTTTTTATCGATTTTCAAAAATTCAAAACATACTTTAAAATTTTTATGTCTCAGCAAATTGTAATAGCTGAGCAGGCGCGTATTGCAGCACTACTCACAGATGATCAAGTTGATGAATTAATCGTCGCACAAGGTCAATATCAAATCGGGGATATTTTTTTAGGAACTGTTGAAAATGTCCTACCAGGTATTGATGCTGCCTTTATAGATATTGGAGAAAGTGAAAAAAATGGCTTTATTCATGTATCAGATCTAGGTCCATTAAGATTAAAAAAAGGTGTTGTAGGAATTACTGAACTTCTTGAACCAAAACAAAAAGTTCTCGTGCAAGTAATGAAAGAACCTACTGGAAATAAAGGACCTAGACTTACAGGTAATATCTCGTTACCTGGTAAATATTTGATACTGCAACCATATGGACAAGGAGTCAATATTTCTAGAAAGATAAATACTGAGACTGAAAGAAGTCGTTTAAGAGCTCTTGGAGTTTTAATTAAACCGCCTAGCACAGGATTATTATTTCGAACTGAAGCAGAACAAATCAAAGAAGAATTTCTTATTGAAGATTTAGAACATTTAATTCAACAATGGGATCAAGTATTAAAAAATTCAGAGAATAATCATCCACCAAATTTAATAAGTAGAGATGAGAATTTTTCATTAAAAATTTTAAGAGATTACATCAAATCATCAACTAGTAAAATTGTAATTGATAATAAAATCGCTCTCGAAAAAGCAAAAGACTTTTTAGTTAATAATGACTCTAATTTGGATCTTGTTTTTCACAATAATGAAATAAATGAGCATATTTTAGAAAAATACCAAATTAATAAAACTATTCAAAAGGCGCTTCAGCCAAGAGTAGATTTACCTTCAGGAGGTTACATAATTATTGAACCTACTGAAGCATTGACAGTAATTGACGTTAATTCTGGATCTTTCACAAGATCAGCTAATTCAAGACAAACTGTTTTATGGACGAATTGTGAAGCAGCTATAGAAATTTCTAGACAAATGAAATTAAGAAATATTGGGGGAGTTTTAGTTATAGATTTTATAGATATGGAATCTCGAAGAGATCAATTTCAGTTACTTGAACATTTTACTTTAGCCATTAAAGATGATTCAGCAAGGCCACAAATAGCTCAATTAACTGAGTTAGGTTTAGTTGAATTAACAAGAAAAAGACAAGGTCAAAATATATATGAATTGTTTAGTACTAAATGCAATAACTGCAATGGATTAGGGCATAAAGAAAAATTACCAAATTATAAAAATATTTCTTTAAAAACTAATCAAAATGCAAAAAAATCCAGTAAAATTAATGATACCAAAATCTCAGATTCAACTCCCATTCAATTAATTGAAAATCAGGAAACGATCATTGGGGAAGAGTTAACTAAAACCAAAAACACCATTAAAGACGATGATCATTCCAATAAAAGGGGGAATGATAATGAATTACCTAATACAAACAATCGTAGTGAAAAGAAAGTAATCACGGTTGAGCTTAGTAATGATGAAAAAATTGTTTACAGCCAATTGGGTATTAATCCATTAATTAAATTAGGAAAGGAATATCTAAGTAGTAATCACTTAGTACGTTTGGAAGATGTTAAGAACAAGGAAAAAGATGATTCCGAGCAAAATGTAAAAACAAATAATAAAGTTACAAGTAAGAATACAAATAAAATAACCTCAACTTTTGATTCAAAAGAAGAGGTTGAAGCAGATTACTCTAAAGAAGTGAATCCCGACAAAAAATTGCCAAAAGTAACAAATGAGAACGAGGTAATAGAAACAACAGATGAAATGGATAATTCAAGAAGAAAAAGAAGAAGATCATCTGCAAATATTGAATAAAGATTCTGAGATAGGTATTGACGAAGTCGGTCGTGGTTCGGTTTTCGGACCTGTATTTTCTGTTGCTGTAGTTCTTTCTAAGAAAAGTGGATTAACTCTCAAGAAATTAGGGGTTAATGATAGTAAAAAATTAACTCCAAAAAAAAGAAAAGATTTTTTTCCTAAAATTATTGCATTATCATCAGATTACGCTTTAGGGCAGTCTTCAGTAAGAGAAATAGATTTGTTGGGGATAAGACATGCAACTGAACTTTCCATGATTAGAGCAGTTAAAAAGTTAAAACATATGCCATCTGAATTATTAATTGACGGCCCATTAACATTAAGACTTTGGGAGGGTAATCAAAGAAATATTATTTCAGGTGATTCTAAATTTATTTCAATAGCTACTGCAAGCATAATTGCTAAAGTAATGCGTGACTCTTTGATGGAAAGATTAGAAAGCAAATATCCTGGATATTTCATATTTAAAAATAAAGGATATGGTACCAAACAACATTTTTCAAGTCTTAAAAAACATGGACTAACGAATCTCCATAGAAAAAGTTTCTTGAATAAGTTAAATCTGATTTAATTCACACCAATTTACAAAATCTTTTATTAATTGTTGTTGAACTCTAGATTTTATTCCTAATAAAATTCCATTCAATACTGAATGACCTGTAGATTCTAAAATTTTCTTTGGCAAAAGTTTCAAAAGAGGCGGTTGACTTACTGAAACTCCGAGTAAGGCTTCACCTTCTAAACCAAAATCAGTTGCCTCCAAATTTGCTTTCAAAATTAAATTAAAGTCTTCAACCATGCCTAAACCATCTAATGTACTATCAAGTGCACTCATTTTTAAAACACCCTTATTATTCTCAACTGCAATTGATACAACAGGTTTAACATCTAATTGAAAAACCTTGAAACTTGTTACAGTATACTTATACATTCCTTCCCCTCCAGGCTCTAATTTCTTTGGGTCTAGCATTGCTCCAACAACTCTTTCTTCCTCCAAAAGATATTTAGAAAGATATTCTTTATTCCTCGTAACAGAAAGTTTAAGTTTCTGTTTTGCATCAAAAGCTAAAAGCATTTTCTATATACCTCCAATGCTTATTTGATCTCTTTTTTTATTACAATTTACCATGAGCAAACAAGTTGCATATTTAGGCCCTAAAGGGACATACGCTGAAAAAGCAGCTCATATTTTATCAAAGCTTGCTAATTTTAAGTCACCTTTATTTGTACCATGTAACGGGCTGTATTCGGTTATTAAATCAATAGCCTACAACAATTGTGATGCAGCAATAGTGCCCATTGAGAATTCTGTTGAAGGAGGAGTGACAACGACTTTAGACGCGCTTTGGAAATTTTCTGATATTAATATAAATAAAGCAATTGTTTTGCCAATAAATCATGCATTAATTAGTGATGGCAAGATTTCAGAGATATCTGAGGTTTTATCTCATCCGCAAGCTTTAGCTCAATGCTCAGAATGGCTATCTGAGAACCTTCCAGAAGCTATTACTTTAGCAACAAAATCTACATCAGAAGCTGTGAATATGGTTAAAGGAAGCTCATTTAGAGCTGCTATTGGTTCGAAATCTCTTATTGAAATAGAAGGACTTCAAGAATTAGCATTTCCTATTAATGATGTCCCAGGTAATTGTACAAGATTTGTATTGTTGAGTAAAGAATATATTGTAGATAAAGCCAATATTGCAAGCTTTGCCTTCTCATTACTCTCAAATAATCCTGGTGCTTTACTAGAAGCTTTAAATTATATTGCAGAATTTGGATTCAATATGAGTAAAATAGAATCTAGACCTTCAAAGAGAGAATTAGGAGAATACATAATCTATGTTGATGTTGAAATAAATACAAAAACTAATATTGAAGCATTTAATAAATTAAAGAAAAAAATACAACCCTTATGTAAACATTTGATCGACTTTGGATGTTATTTATCAGAAAAGATTAATTTAGACTAATTAACCTCTACATTTATAAACTCCAAATTCCATTAAACCTTTTTTAAAGGCCCAATCCATTAAAAGTATTGTAGGTATCTCTCTGATAGACTTTATAATTGCTCCTGGACCAAGGGATAAAATTGAATTAGGTCTTCTCATTCCTTCAAATATTGAATCAAACCAAGAGGGATTTGTAAAAGAATTCCAATTAGAGGATATAACTTGACCTGAACTATTTTTGTTATTTATAAGAATACTACTGAATTCATTGATACTAATAAATTTAGGATGTACCCACTGTTCAAGTAATTGTTTTAAGATTATTTTTTCAATCATGGATGGGGGTTGCTTTTGTAAATCTCTTGAATTCCAATCAGCCAATGCTAAATATCCTCCAGGTCTTAAAGTTCTTAACATTTGATCTGCAAATTTAGTTTTATTATTCATATGGGCTCCTGCCTCAACACTCCAAACACCATCAAATATTCCCTCTTCAAATTTCAAATCCAAAGCATCCATAACTTTGAAGTTGCATTTACATTCATAAGGAGTAAGTTCTTTTGCTCTTTTTACTTGAGCTGGACTAATAGTTATTCCAGTGACATTAAATCCATAATAATTGGCGAGAATTCTAGAACTTCCACCTATTCCGCAACCGACATCTAAAATCCTAGAACCTCTTGGTAATTTATCTAAACCACTCCAACTTACTAACTCATGTACAAATTGAACTTTAGCCTCTCTAAAATCAATATTTTTATTTAGAGGATAGAAACCTAGATGTATATGTTCTCCCCATAATCTTTCTAGTAATTTATCTTGAGTCCAGGAATCATATGCTGTAGCTACAGTTCTCGAAGAAATATATTTTCTAGTATTAATTCTCCAAAGTATTAGAGAAGAAAATAATAAAGTTAAAAATATAACAAGTGAAGATATTAAAAAAATGGACATTTAGTTTTCTTTGATATCAGGAAAACTCTCTTTTAGAGCTGTTCTAGCTGCTAATTGTTTTCTAGTATGATCTAACATTTCAAACTCTCTTTGTAAACGAGTATGTGTGTTCCTCTCCTCTAAAAGTTTTTGCTGCTCTTCAGCTACTGGCCCTCCCAGATGAGCACCGATCCAAAAAGAAAGTTCCATAGGATTCTCAGGTAACTTTTCAGGAAGAACTTTCTGAGAATTAGTTAATTTACCAGTTAATTTAACTACATCATTTAAGGCTTCAGTGACTGAATCTCTTAAAAGATCTAAACTTTGAAAACTATCAATATTTTCGTCAGTAATCCAACTTACCATTGCTGAACAATAAGGTGTAGAACGTACAATTTCAAGAACTTGAAATCTTTGCTGTCCCAAAGTGATTATATTACTTCTACCATCTTCGGCCGTTTGATGTTTAATTATCTGAGCACAACAGCCAACGTTAGCCATACTCTTTTTATTGGGATCCCATTTAATAACTCCAAACATTGAATCTGATTCAAGTACAGATTTAAGCATAATTCTGTATCTCGACTCAAAGATGTGTAGTGGCAAGACTTCTTGTGGGAAAAGAACAACTTCTGGGAGAGGGAACAATGGTAATTCCCTTACTGAAAGCTCTCCCATTTAAACCTCAAATGTTTATTATATTTTAGTGAATTAAAGTTCTATTCGGGATTTCTTATAATTTAACTTCTATGTCTACACCACTAGGAAGATCCAATTTCATTAAGGCATCTATAGTTTTAGCAGAAGGACTATAAATATCAATTATTCTTCTATGAGTTCTGGTCTCGAAATGCTCTCTAGAATCTTTATCAACATGAGGCGATCTTAAAACGCAATAAATTTTTCTTTTAGTTGGTAATGGAATAGGTCCGATAGCTGAAGCAGCGGTTGTATCTGCCGTTTGAATTATTTTGTCACAAGATAAATCAAGCATTCTTCTATCGAAGGCTTTTAATCTGATACGTATTTTTTGTTGAGTAAGTGAAGCTGTCATAAGTTTAAATTAATATCTTTATAGAGGGGTTATTGATAAGCAATAACCCATATCTCTGTATTTAACTATTTTAGATTATCAAAGGTTAACTTTATAAAATCAAAGAAAATTATTCAATAATTTTAGAAACAACACCAGCTCCAATAGTACGACCTCCTTCGCGAATAGCAAAGCGCATACCTTGTTCAATTGCAACTGGACAAATTAATTCTCCAGTCATTTTTATCCTGTCACCTGGCATTACCATCTCAACATTGGCTCCATCATCAGCTGTGAATGCAGTGATTTGTCCAGTTACATCTGTTGTTCTTATATAAAATTGTGGTCTGTAACCAGCAAAGAAAGGTGTATGTCTACCACCCTCTTCTTTCTTAAGGACATAAACTTCTCCTTCAAATTTTGTATGAGGAGTAATCGAACCTTTTTTAACAAGAACCATACCTCTTTCAATATCTTCTTTCTGAACACCACGTAAAAGTAGTCCAACATTATCTCCAGCCATACCTTCATCAAGAAGTTTACGGAACATTTCAACACCCGTGACAGTGGTCAATCTTGTATCTCTTATTCCAACTATTTCAACTTCTTCCCCTACTTTGACTTTTCCTCTCTCTATTCTTCCAGTGGCAACTGTTCCTCTACCTGTGATAGAAAATACATCTTCAACTGCCATCAAAAATGGCTTGTCGATTTCTCTCTCAGGTTCAGGAATACTAGCATCAACGGCAGTCATTAATTCTTCAATTTTAGATTCCCAAGTAGAATCTCCTTCTAAAGCTTTTAGACCTGAAACTTGAACGATGGGTATATCATCACCAGGGAAATCATAACTATCAAGAAGTTCTCTGATTTCCATTTCAACAAGTTCAATGATTTCTTCATCATCTACCATGTCACATTTATTCAAAGCAACAACCAAAGCAGGAACTCCAACTTGTTTTGCTAAAAGAATGTGTTCTTTTGTTTGAGCCATAGGACCATCTGTTGCTGCACAAACTAAAATTGCACCATCCATTTGAGCTGCACCAGTGATCATGTTTTTCACATAATCAGCGTGACCTGGACAGTCAACGTGTGCATAATGTCTTTCGGCTGTTTCGTATTCAACGTGTGCAGTATTAATTGTAATACCACGCTCTCTTTCTTCTGGAGCACCATCGATGTCTCCATAGTCTTGAGCTTGTGCTTGACCTTTTTTAGCTAAAACATTAGTAATAGCAGCAGTCAGGGTTGTTTTTCCATGATCAACGTGGCCAATAGTACCTATGTTGACATGTGGTTTGTTCCTTTCGAACTTCTCGCGAGCCATTTGAATTAAAGAATCGAGGGTTAAAGAGTGTTTAGTTTAGAGATCAGGAGTTGCCCTGATTCTTGGAAATGATAGCTTCAGCAACGTTACGAGGAACTTCCTCATAATTTGCGAACTCCATTGAAAATATGCCCCGACCTTGAGTCATTGATCGGAGTTGAGTGGCATAACCGAACATTTCGGCTAAAGGCACTTTGGCCTGTACTTTAGACAATCCATCATCGACAGATTGTCCTTCGACTTGACCTCTCCTTGAAGAGAGATCACCAATTACAGATCCAAGAAAATCATCAGGACTTTCGACCTCGACTTTCATCATAGGCTCTAAGAGGACAGGATTGCATTTTTTAACCCCATCTTTAAAAGCCATTGAACCTGCAATTTTGAAGGCCATTTCAGATGAGTCTACATCGTGGAACGAACCATCGACTAGTGTTACTTTTACATCAATCAGCGGATAACCGGCAAGAACCCCTGATTCGCAGGTTTCTTTCATTCCATTTGAGGCTGGTCCAATATATTCTTTTGGCACAGTTCCACCCACGATTTTGTTAACAAATTCAAACCCTTTGCCGACTTCGGCAGGTTCCATTTCAATAACTACGTGTCCATATTGTCCTTTACCTCCTGTTTGTCTTGCATATTTTCCTTCACCCTTGGAACTTGATCTAATTGTTTCTCTATAAGAAACCTGAGGGGCGCCTATATTTGCCTCAACTTTAAACTCTCTCAACATTCTGTCTACAAGAATTTCAAGATGTAGTTCCCCCATGCCGGCTATTACAGTCTGATTAGTCTCTTGATCTGTACTTACCCTAAAGGTTGGATCTTCTTCAGACAAGGCTTGTAAGGCCTTAGAAAGTTTCTCCATATCTCCTTTAGTTTTTGGTTCTACAGCAACTGATATAACAGGTTCGGGGATAAATAAAGTTTCTAGAACTATTGGGTCGTCAGTATTACACAAGGTATCACCTGTTGTTGTATTCTTCAATCCCAATACAGCACCTAAATCTCCTGCTCTTAATTCATCAACTTCTTCTCTTTCATCTGCTTTTAAGATGACTAACCTTGAAATTCTCTCTTTAGCATCCTTAGTTGAATTCATAACATAACTTCCTTTAGAAAGCACTCCAGAATACATTCTTACAAAAGTTAGTTTTCCATAAGGATCAGACATGACTTTGAAAGCAAGTGCACTGAAAGGAGCATTGTCATCCGAAGGTCTAACATCTTCTTTACCATTTGGTAAAACACCTTGAATTGGTTTTACATCAATTGGAGCTGGTAAATAATCAACTACTGCATCAAGAACTAATTGAACCCCTTTATTTTTAAAGGCTGATCCACATAAAACAGGAACCAAACCATGTTTGAGAACTCCTTCTCTAATCCCTTTTTTTAATTGATCTTCAGTTAATTCTCCCTTATCCAAAAATATTTCAATTAATTCTTCATCATTTTCTGCGACACTTTCCATTAATTTGCTTCTCCATTCCAATGCCTCGTCTTTCATCTCATCTGGTATAGGAGCTTCTTCAATATCAGTTCCTAAATCATTTTTGTATAAATAAGCCTTGTTACTTACTAAATCAATAATTCCTGAAAGATCACCTTCAGCTCCTATTGGAAGTTGAATAGGAAAAGCATTTGCTTTAAGACGATCTTTAATTTGTTGATTAACCTTTAGGAAGTCTGCGCCTGTTCTATCCATCTTATTAACGAAAACCATTCTTGGAACAGAGTATCTATCAGCTTGTCTCCAAACAGTCTCTGATTGTGGCTGAACTCCTCCTACCGCACAAAACACAGCTATAACACCATCTAAAACTCTCATTGATCTTTCAACTTCAATTGTGAAGTCAACGTGTCCTGGAGTATCAATAATATTAATTCTATGATCTTGCCAACTAGTAGAAATAGCAGCAGCTGTGATAGTAATTCCTCTTTCTCTTTCTTGAGCCATCCAATCTGTTACCGCAGCACCATCATGTACTTCTCCGATTTTATGAACAACCCCTGAATAAAAAAGTATTCTTTCAGTAGTAGTTGTTTTACCAGCGTCAATATGAGCGGCTATACCTATATTCCTTACTCGTTCAAGGGGAAAGTCGCGTGCCAATGTTAAAACTCCAAATAGAATGAATTGCTAAATAGCAACAGTTTATTTAATCAAATAAACTTTTGTTTAATAATAAACTAAATAAGGACCATTTTGGGTCGAAATTAGTATCTGTAGTGAGCAAAAGCTTTATTAGCTTCTGCCATTTTATGAGTATCCTCTCTCTTCTTAACTGCGCTGCCAGTTTCATTAGCTGCATCCATTAATTCACCTGCTAACTTTTGCGACATACTCTTTCCATTTCTTCCTCTTGAAAAGGTAACTAGCCATCTTAATGCCATAGCAGTTCCTCTCTCTTGACGAACTTCCATAGGAACTTGATAGGTTGCACCTCCAACTCTTCTAGCTCTCACCTCTACCAATGGGGTTGCATTCTTTACGGCTGTTTCAAATAACTCCACAGCATTTCCACCTGTTCTTTCACTGATTAGAGAGAAAGCATCTGATAGTATTTTTTGTGCAGTAGATTTTTTACCATGTTTCATCAATCTAGAAATCATCATTGAGGCAAGACGACTATTAAATTGGGGGTCTGGTAAAACCGGTCTTTTTACTGCTGCATTACGACGTGACATTTTAGAAAAGAATTGAAGTTAAAAAATTAATCATTTTTAGGGGCTTTTGCACCATATTTAGACCTGGATTGACGTCTATCTTTGACTCCTGCAGTATCTAAAGTTCCTCTTATTATATGGTATCTTACCCCCGGCAGATCTTTAACTCTTCCTCCCCTAAGTAGGACTACAGAGTGTTCCTGTAAATTATGTCCGATACCTGGAATATATGCGGTAACTTCAAAACCAGAAGTTAGTCTAACTCTGGCAACTTTTCTTAAGGCAGAATTAGGTTTCTTAGGAGTAGATGTATAAACTCTTGTACATACTCCTCTTCTCTCTGGACAAGATTTAAGTGCAGGAGATTTTGTTTTTCTTGTCAGACGTTTTCTTTCTGATCCAATTAATTGGGAAATGGTCGGCATCTATATTAATAGATAAAAATACATATCAAAACATCATAACCTTTTACGAGTCATATCTAAAGCATTTTTGATTTTTTTTGATTTATGAATAAAATTTTAATTTGTTTAGTAATTCTTCATTATTTTTGCTTTGTATTTTGAAATTCATTTTTATAATAGAAATAAATAAATTTTCTTATATAGTTAAATAATCTATGCGAGGGAGTATCAAAAGAAGCAACGAGTCATATCAAGATAGTTATTCTCCAAATGGAATTATTGGAGAGAAAGATGCTTGTGGTGTTGGTTTCATAGCAAATATTGATGGCAAAGAAAGTAATTGGATATTGAAGCAATCTTTAAAAGGTCTTAATTGTATGGAGCATAGAGGAGGATGCGGAGGAGATAGTGATTCTGGTGATGGGGCAGGAATTTTATGTTCAATTCCATGGGAATTTTTAGATAGAGAATTAAATTTAAATACTGAAAGCTACGAAAAACGAGGTTTAGGCATGATTTTTATGCCAAATAATGAATTAAAAGTTAAAGAATCAAAACTTATATGCGATGAAGAAGCTAAAGAATTAAATTTTAAACAATCATTTTGGAGAAATGTACCTATTAAAAATGAAACATTAGGAATTTTAGCAAAAGCAAACGCACCATTTATAAACCAATGGATCGTCTGCTTAGAAAAAGATGATAGTAGAGATATTGAGATGCTCTTGTTTCAACTAAGAAAAAGAATTGAAAAAAGGATAAGAGATAATACAAAAAATGCTATCGGTGAATGCGAATTTTATTTCGCATCACTTAGTTCTAAAACTGTTGTTTATAAAGGTATGGTTAGATCTGAAGTTTTATCAGAATTTTACGAAGACTTAAAGAAAGAAGATTTTAAAGTTTCTTTTTCTGTTTACCATCGAAGATTTAGCACAAATACCTTACCAAAATGGCCTCTTGCTCA is part of the Prochlorococcus marinus subsp. pastoris str. CCMP1986 genome and harbors:
- a CDS encoding Rne/Rng family ribonuclease: MSQQIVIAEQARIAALLTDDQVDELIVAQGQYQIGDIFLGTVENVLPGIDAAFIDIGESEKNGFIHVSDLGPLRLKKGVVGITELLEPKQKVLVQVMKEPTGNKGPRLTGNISLPGKYLILQPYGQGVNISRKINTETERSRLRALGVLIKPPSTGLLFRTEAEQIKEEFLIEDLEHLIQQWDQVLKNSENNHPPNLISRDENFSLKILRDYIKSSTSKIVIDNKIALEKAKDFLVNNDSNLDLVFHNNEINEHILEKYQINKTIQKALQPRVDLPSGGYIIIEPTEALTVIDVNSGSFTRSANSRQTVLWTNCEAAIEISRQMKLRNIGGVLVIDFIDMESRRDQFQLLEHFTLAIKDDSARPQIAQLTELGLVELTRKRQGQNIYELFSTKCNNCNGLGHKEKLPNYKNISLKTNQNAKKSSKINDTKISDSTPIQLIENQETIIGEELTKTKNTIKDDDHSNKRGNDNELPNTNNRSEKKVITVELSNDEKIVYSQLGINPLIKLGKEYLSSNHLVRLEDVKNKEKDDSEQNVKTNNKVTSKNTNKITSTFDSKEEVEADYSKEVNPDKKLPKVTNENEVIETTDEMDNSRRKRRRSSANIE
- a CDS encoding DUF1997 domain-containing protein; translation: MLLAFDAKQKLKLSVTRNKEYLSKYLLEEERVVGAMLDPKKLEPGGEGMYKYTVTSFKVFQLDVKPVVSIAVENNKGVLKMSALDSTLDGLGMVEDFNLILKANLEATDFGLEGEALLGVSVSQPPLLKLLPKKILESTGHSVLNGILLGIKSRVQQQLIKDFVNWCELNQI
- the clpS gene encoding ATP-dependent Clp protease adapter ClpS, producing MSNIKFEKGENNNAAVLEKKTAPLKNKSPKYKVLLHNDPVNSMEYVTNALREVVPQLSEQDAISIMLEAHNTGVGLVIVCDLEPAEFYSESLKSKGISSSIEKED
- a CDS encoding LL-diaminopimelate aminotransferase, yielding MVKVNENYLKLKAGYLFPEISKRVNNYTQANSSSKVIKLGIGDVTEPLPKACVKAMGEALNEMGTNNGFKGYGPEQGYGWLREKISVNDFISRGCQISSEEIFVSDGSKCDSSNILDILGSDNLIAVTDPVYPVYVDTNVMTGRTGETLQNGTYQGLVYLAINEENKFQPEIPKKKVDIVYLCFPNNPTGATITKQELKKWVDYAIENKSLILFDAAYEAFIQDKNIPHSIYEIEGAKNCAIEFRSFSKNAGFTGVRCAYTVIPKNLSGQNSKGDKIDLWSLWNRRQCTKFNGVSYIVQRGAEAVYSSQGKKEVNSLIDFYMKNAEIMQNKLRSAGFKVYGGDNAPYVWIKVPDRMTSWDFFDYLLEKADVVGTPGSGFGLAGEGYFRLSAFNSRMNVNNAMERIINI
- a CDS encoding ribonuclease HII gives rise to the protein MKWIIQEEKEEDHLQILNKDSEIGIDEVGRGSVFGPVFSVAVVLSKKSGLTLKKLGVNDSKKLTPKKRKDFFPKIIALSSDYALGQSSVREIDLLGIRHATELSMIRAVKKLKHMPSELLIDGPLTLRLWEGNQRNIISGDSKFISIATASIIAKVMRDSLMERLESKYPGYFIFKNKGYGTKQHFSSLKKHGLTNLHRKSFLNKLNLI
- the pheA gene encoding prephenate dehydratase, which translates into the protein MSKQVAYLGPKGTYAEKAAHILSKLANFKSPLFVPCNGLYSVIKSIAYNNCDAAIVPIENSVEGGVTTTLDALWKFSDININKAIVLPINHALISDGKISEISEVLSHPQALAQCSEWLSENLPEAITLATKSTSEAVNMVKGSSFRAAIGSKSLIEIEGLQELAFPINDVPGNCTRFVLLSKEYIVDKANIASFAFSLLSNNPGALLEALNYIAEFGFNMSKIESRPSKRELGEYIIYVDVEINTKTNIEAFNKLKKKIQPLCKHLIDFGCYLSEKINLD